A window of the Listeria swaminathanii genome harbors these coding sequences:
- a CDS encoding ABC transporter ATP-binding protein has product MSEIAINVTNLAVEIGKKQILSDMSLEIEKGEIFGLIGPSGAGKTTLVKTIIGMEKATSGQTEVLGKVMPNLPVISKIGYMAQSDALYTDLTAKENLDFFASLYSIKGAAKKERMNYAANLVNLQQDLTKKVTNYSGGMKRRLSLAISVLADPDVLILDEPTVGIDPELRKTIWEELADLKANGKCILVTTHVMDEAEKCDRLAMIRNGKIIAVGTPQELSSKTSSGKLEDAFLEFGGKN; this is encoded by the coding sequence ATGTCAGAAATAGCGATTAATGTAACGAATTTAGCAGTGGAAATTGGCAAGAAACAAATTTTATCCGATATGTCTCTCGAAATAGAAAAAGGGGAAATATTCGGCTTAATCGGCCCATCCGGCGCTGGCAAAACCACGCTCGTCAAAACAATCATCGGCATGGAAAAAGCAACGAGCGGACAAACCGAAGTACTAGGAAAAGTAATGCCTAATTTGCCCGTCATTAGCAAAATTGGCTACATGGCCCAATCGGACGCACTCTATACCGATTTGACCGCCAAAGAAAACTTAGATTTTTTTGCTTCACTTTATTCTATTAAAGGTGCGGCCAAGAAAGAGCGCATGAACTATGCAGCCAATCTCGTTAATTTACAACAAGATTTAACCAAAAAGGTGACCAATTATTCGGGAGGAATGAAGCGGAGGCTCTCTTTAGCTATTTCTGTACTTGCAGATCCAGACGTCCTTATTTTAGATGAGCCAACAGTCGGAATTGATCCAGAGCTAAGAAAAACCATTTGGGAAGAACTAGCAGACTTGAAAGCAAACGGCAAATGTATCCTTGTAACGACACACGTGATGGATGAGGCCGAAAAATGCGATCGACTTGCAATGATTAGAAACGGGAAAATAATTGCCGTAGGGACCCCACAGGAGCTCTCAAGCAAAACCTCGTCTGGTAAACTAGAAGATGCCTTTTTAGAGTTTGGAGGGAAGAACTAA
- a CDS encoding ABC transporter permease: MRILAIVKRIVNQFRRDKRTLALMFLAPLLLITLLTYLFEGDTVKPVVGVSGLTDSMVQELKANDLTIKTYPDNTDATAKIKDADLDAFFQQNGEKIKVTYENSEPSLSKEIGLKLQKSLMAEQQIQVKNQAKATGEVLAKAGIDPSTIPSLTQSPEKLTISTDYVYGDKDTSFFDTISPIFIGFFVFFFVFLIAGISFLRERTTGTLERLMATPIKRIELELGYLIGFGIFALLQSILVAVFSIQVLGMMQNGSLFYVLLITLTLGMVSLALGILLSTFANNEFQIVQFIPIVIVPQVLFCGIFPLDGMADWLVWIAHIMPLYYGANALTSIMVKGEGFASFANDFYILLGFVLVFVVLNIFALKKYRKV, encoded by the coding sequence ATGCGAATACTTGCTATCGTCAAACGAATCGTCAACCAATTTCGTCGTGACAAACGCACGCTCGCTTTAATGTTTCTCGCACCACTCTTACTAATCACACTGCTCACTTATTTATTTGAAGGCGATACAGTGAAGCCAGTCGTTGGCGTAAGCGGACTAACTGATTCCATGGTACAAGAACTAAAAGCAAATGATCTAACCATTAAAACATACCCAGACAATACCGATGCAACAGCTAAAATTAAAGATGCCGACCTCGATGCCTTTTTCCAACAAAATGGTGAAAAAATCAAGGTAACTTACGAAAATAGTGAACCAAGCCTAAGTAAAGAAATCGGCTTAAAACTACAAAAATCCTTGATGGCGGAGCAGCAAATACAAGTGAAGAATCAAGCAAAAGCAACCGGAGAAGTACTCGCCAAAGCTGGAATTGACCCAAGCACCATTCCATCACTTACTCAAAGCCCAGAAAAATTAACCATCTCAACCGATTACGTATACGGAGACAAGGATACTAGCTTTTTCGATACCATTAGCCCGATTTTCATTGGCTTTTTCGTCTTCTTCTTCGTATTTTTAATCGCCGGGATTTCCTTCTTGAGAGAACGGACAACTGGGACGCTTGAGCGACTCATGGCCACTCCAATTAAGCGGATTGAATTAGAACTAGGATATTTGATTGGCTTTGGAATTTTTGCCTTACTACAGTCCATTTTAGTCGCCGTATTTTCCATTCAAGTACTCGGCATGATGCAAAACGGCTCCTTATTCTATGTTTTACTAATTACGCTTACACTCGGAATGGTTTCACTCGCGCTAGGAATCTTACTCTCGACCTTTGCGAATAATGAGTTCCAAATCGTTCAGTTTATTCCAATCGTTATCGTGCCACAAGTGCTATTCTGTGGGATTTTCCCACTCGACGGCATGGCAGATTGGCTCGTTTGGATCGCGCATATTATGCCACTATATTACGGCGCCAACGCATTAACATCCATCATGGTAAAAGGGGAAGGATTTGCTTCGTTTGCGAATGATTTCTACATTTTACTTGGATTTGTTCTCGTATTCGTTGTATTAAATATTTTTGCTTTAAAAAAATACCGTAAAGTTTAA
- a CDS encoding TetR/AcrR family transcriptional regulator: MDAEGDILRQMLDLTESETKMSDKQRRIVAAAIELFAEKGYAGTSTNEIAKKAGVAEGTIFRHYKTKKDLLMAITMPTLIGGVIPFLAQSFVKEVFESDYPDFQSFIREIIVNRFEFAKENGKVIKIYFMELFYHDELRVQFSEIFMTHVKGQFDQMIDYYKERGEIVDMPNSTIMRALITNIVGFMLTRFVVMPDANWQDEKEMDDTVAYIMHGLGK, from the coding sequence GTGGATGCAGAAGGAGATATCTTGCGCCAAATGCTCGATTTAACAGAAAGTGAAACAAAAATGAGCGATAAACAACGTCGTATTGTAGCCGCAGCGATTGAACTATTTGCCGAAAAAGGCTACGCGGGTACTTCTACAAATGAAATCGCCAAAAAAGCTGGCGTCGCAGAAGGAACCATTTTCAGACATTATAAAACAAAAAAAGATTTATTGATGGCAATCACTATGCCGACATTGATTGGCGGTGTTATCCCATTTTTAGCACAAAGCTTCGTGAAAGAAGTGTTTGAAAGTGATTATCCAGATTTCCAGTCATTTATTCGGGAAATCATCGTTAATCGTTTTGAGTTTGCTAAAGAAAATGGAAAAGTTATTAAGATTTACTTTATGGAATTGTTTTATCATGATGAACTAAGAGTACAATTTTCGGAAATTTTTATGACCCATGTAAAAGGGCAATTTGACCAAATGATTGACTATTATAAAGAGCGTGGCGAAATTGTTGATATGCCAAATAGCACGATTATGCGCGCGCTTATTACGAATATTGTTGGTTTTATGTTGACGCGCTTTGTCGTTATGCCAGATGCAAATTGGCAGGATGAGAAAGAAATGGATGATACGGTCGCTTACATTATGCACGGCTTAGGCAAATAA
- the ltaS gene encoding lipoteichoic acid synthase LtaS, whose amino-acid sequence MKDWKIKIQTFLSKNYGFFVLAVILYWLKTYIAYQLEFKLGIENLMQQILLFINPLSGAIFFIGLALFAKGRRSFIWIIVIDFLMSFILYANIVYYRFFSDFITLPNLNAKQMQNMGDMGSSITALLSWHDIIYFADIIILIALLAFRFVKPDKTARIRARKVVGVLTLGIAMFFGNLGLAEIDRPQLLTRTFDRNYIVKYLGMTNYQIYDAVKSTESSTQRALADSSDVTEVLNYTKSKYAAPNPEYFGKAKGKNVIYIHLESFQQFLVNYKLNGEEVTPFINSFFKDQNTLSFTNFFHQTGQGKTADSEMLLENSLYGLPQGSAFTTKGQNTYESASAILGQQGYTSAVFHGNYKSFWNRDEIYKQFGYDKFFDASYYDMNEADVSNYGLKDKPFFKESEEYLSSLQQPFYTKFITLTNHFPYPIDEKDASIAPATTGDSSVDTYFQTARYLDESVKSFVDYLKKSGLYDNSVIIMYGDHYGISDNHEEAMTKILGKEYNTFENAQAQRVPLMIHVPGVQGGVQEQYGGQVDLLPTLLHLLGVDNKEYLQFGTDLLSKDHKQLVPFRNGDYITPTYSMIGGNMYNQKTGEPIATETKEMKETKEKVAKELELSDSVLQGDLLRFYAPDGFQKVDPSKYNYNKKKSTDSTK is encoded by the coding sequence ATGAAGGATTGGAAAATAAAAATCCAAACGTTTTTAAGCAAGAATTATGGATTTTTTGTTCTAGCCGTCATTCTTTATTGGCTAAAAACGTATATTGCATATCAACTTGAATTTAAACTTGGCATAGAAAATCTTATGCAGCAAATTTTGCTGTTCATTAATCCATTAAGTGGGGCCATTTTCTTTATTGGTCTTGCGCTTTTTGCTAAAGGACGTCGTTCATTCATTTGGATTATCGTTATTGACTTTTTAATGAGTTTCATTCTTTACGCAAATATTGTTTATTATCGATTCTTTAGTGATTTCATTACGCTTCCGAATCTAAATGCAAAACAAATGCAAAACATGGGCGACATGGGAAGTAGTATCACAGCGTTACTCAGCTGGCACGATATTATTTACTTCGCGGATATTATTATTTTAATTGCACTACTTGCTTTCCGCTTTGTAAAACCAGACAAAACTGCCCGTATTCGTGCGAGAAAAGTTGTTGGAGTTCTAACACTTGGTATCGCGATGTTCTTTGGTAACTTAGGACTTGCAGAAATTGATCGTCCACAACTGTTAACAAGAACATTTGATAGAAATTATATTGTTAAATATCTTGGTATGACTAACTACCAAATCTATGACGCAGTAAAAAGTACCGAATCATCTACGCAGCGTGCACTTGCTGATAGTAGTGACGTTACTGAAGTTTTAAACTATACTAAATCCAAATACGCCGCGCCAAACCCGGAATATTTCGGTAAAGCGAAAGGTAAAAACGTTATTTATATTCACTTAGAAAGTTTCCAACAGTTCCTAGTGAATTACAAACTTAATGGAGAAGAAGTAACGCCGTTTATTAACTCTTTCTTTAAAGATCAAAATACACTAAGCTTTACAAACTTCTTCCACCAAACTGGTCAAGGTAAAACAGCTGACTCTGAGATGCTACTTGAGAACTCGCTTTACGGCTTGCCTCAAGGTTCTGCCTTTACGACTAAAGGGCAAAACACGTATGAATCTGCCTCTGCTATTTTAGGACAGCAAGGCTATACAAGCGCTGTATTCCACGGTAACTATAAGAGCTTCTGGAATCGTGATGAAATTTATAAACAATTTGGTTACGATAAATTCTTTGATGCTAGTTACTACGATATGAACGAAGCAGATGTTTCTAACTACGGCCTTAAAGATAAACCATTCTTTAAAGAGTCCGAAGAATATCTATCGTCCTTACAACAACCGTTCTACACGAAATTTATTACGCTTACGAACCACTTCCCTTATCCAATCGATGAGAAAGATGCTTCCATTGCTCCGGCAACGACTGGCGATTCTTCTGTAGATACGTATTTCCAAACAGCTCGTTATTTAGACGAATCTGTTAAGAGCTTTGTTGATTACTTGAAAAAATCTGGTCTTTACGATAACTCTGTAATTATCATGTACGGTGACCACTATGGTATTTCCGACAACCATGAAGAAGCAATGACTAAAATTCTTGGTAAAGAATACAACACTTTTGAAAATGCCCAAGCGCAGCGTGTTCCATTAATGATTCACGTTCCTGGTGTTCAAGGTGGCGTTCAAGAACAATACGGTGGTCAAGTTGACTTACTACCGACATTACTTCACTTACTTGGTGTTGATAACAAAGAGTACTTGCAATTTGGTACAGATTTACTTTCCAAAGATCATAAACAACTGGTTCCATTCCGAAATGGTGATTATATAACCCCTACTTACTCGATGATTGGTGGTAACATGTATAATCAAAAAACCGGCGAACCAATTGCTACGGAAACAAAAGAAATGAAAGAAACGAAAGAAAAAGTTGCGAAAGAATTAGAGCTTTCCGACTCTGTATTACAAGGTGACTTGTTACGTTTCTACGCTCCTGATGGTTTCCAAAAAGTAGATCCAAGTAAATACAACTACAATAAGAAAAAATCAACTGACTCAACTAAATAA
- a CDS encoding DNA-3-methyladenine glycosylase, producing MNPIITKEFFETKTTMELARDILGMRLVHQTSSGELSGLIVETEAYLGATDMAAHSFQNLRTKRTEVMFASPGTIYMYQMHRQVLLNFITMQKGIPEAILIRAIEPDEESLEQMAHNRHGKTGFELTNGPGKLSQALGLSMQDYGKTLFDSNIWLEGAKTPHIIEATNRIGVPNKGMATHFPLRFTAKGSPYISAQRKSSILTHIWE from the coding sequence ATGAATCCAATTATTACAAAAGAATTTTTCGAAACTAAAACGACAATGGAATTAGCGCGGGATATTCTTGGCATGCGTCTCGTACATCAAACAAGTAGTGGTGAGCTATCTGGCTTGATAGTGGAAACTGAAGCGTACCTTGGCGCAACCGATATGGCAGCACATAGTTTTCAAAACCTTCGAACGAAACGAACCGAAGTGATGTTTGCCTCACCCGGTACAATCTATATGTACCAAATGCATCGCCAAGTTTTGCTTAATTTTATTACTATGCAAAAAGGTATCCCAGAAGCCATTCTAATACGAGCAATCGAACCTGACGAAGAGTCGCTCGAACAAATGGCACATAATCGTCACGGGAAAACAGGCTTTGAACTTACAAATGGTCCAGGAAAATTATCGCAAGCATTAGGATTAAGTATGCAAGATTACGGGAAAACTCTTTTTGATAGTAACATTTGGCTAGAAGGGGCAAAAACGCCGCATATAATAGAAGCAACTAATCGAATCGGGGTACCTAATAAAGGAATGGCAACCCATTTCCCTCTAAGATTCACCGCCAAAGGAAGCCCATATATTTCTGCTCAGCGAAAAAGTAGTATTTTGACCCATATTTGGGAGTGA
- a CDS encoding class A sortase: MLKKTIAIIILIIGLLLIFSPFIKNGIVKYMSGHETIEQYNASDIQKNNKKDATFDFESVQLPSMTSVIQGAANYDKDAVVGAIAVPSVDVSLLVFKGTNTANLLAGATTMRSDQVMGKGNYPLAGHHMRNESMLFGPIMKVKQGDKIYLTDLENLYEYKVTETKTIDETEVSVIDNTKDARVTLITCDKPTETTKRFVAVGELEKTEKLTKELEDKYFPSK; this comes from the coding sequence ATGTTAAAGAAAACAATCGCAATAATTATTTTAATCATCGGGTTACTATTAATTTTTTCCCCATTCATCAAAAACGGTATCGTGAAATACATGAGTGGTCATGAAACAATCGAACAATATAATGCATCAGACATACAAAAAAATAATAAAAAAGACGCTACCTTTGATTTTGAAAGTGTGCAGCTACCATCCATGACTTCCGTTATTCAAGGAGCCGCAAATTATGACAAAGATGCAGTTGTCGGTGCGATCGCAGTTCCATCTGTAGACGTAAGCTTACTCGTATTCAAAGGAACCAATACAGCCAACTTGCTTGCAGGCGCGACAACCATGCGTTCCGATCAAGTAATGGGTAAAGGTAATTATCCGCTAGCGGGACACCATATGCGTAATGAGTCGATGTTATTTGGCCCAATTATGAAAGTTAAACAAGGCGACAAGATTTATCTAACAGATCTTGAGAACTTATATGAATACAAAGTCACTGAAACAAAAACAATTGATGAAACAGAAGTAAGCGTTATTGACAACACAAAAGACGCTAGAGTGACACTGATTACATGTGATAAACCAACCGAAACAACAAAACGATTTGTGGCAGTTGGTGAACTAGAGAAAACTGAAAAACTTACAAAAGAACTAGAAGATAAATATTTCCCTAGTAAATAA
- a CDS encoding DUF3829 domain-containing protein: MNYFKKTGLCLLIIALSVSLLAGCGSDKKENSATDNGLYTKEELVKYNDYVKLSNAMNYDFINARTNYLKSYSDENGDFKIPSNNDFLTPIRNPAGTANAIIAMKDSVSKAPSLPMDKNFEKLSSEITNEIHILNDLQTYFTSKSYLDDNYAKAATLHKELTNSIQNSNKEIQSFNEAMQKLNTAQQAFAAKEMEKSGSLTCLALNNFISASENLVAELRNQQINASNLTELDIAAYEKQYTNLTKTYEAFIKASTDEAQLEKEKLASNDLVFLVKKVTSTKAEATLILDRAKKKQAIPEDELKNPIFIETIEGTPEKLIEEYNSLISDYNGSLSFHKKYPRRINSVGIFFIY; this comes from the coding sequence TTGAATTATTTTAAAAAGACAGGCCTATGTTTACTCATTATCGCGCTTTCCGTAAGCTTACTGGCTGGTTGTGGTAGTGATAAAAAAGAAAATTCCGCAACCGATAACGGCCTATACACCAAAGAAGAATTAGTAAAGTATAACGATTATGTAAAACTAAGCAACGCCATGAATTATGATTTTATTAACGCAAGAACGAACTATTTAAAAAGTTATTCTGATGAAAATGGCGATTTCAAAATACCGAGCAATAACGATTTCTTAACACCTATTAGAAATCCCGCTGGAACAGCCAATGCTATTATTGCTATGAAAGATTCCGTGAGTAAAGCACCATCACTTCCAATGGATAAAAATTTTGAAAAACTTTCCAGCGAGATAACTAATGAAATCCACATACTAAATGATTTACAAACTTACTTCACTTCTAAAAGTTATTTGGATGATAATTATGCAAAAGCTGCCACACTCCATAAAGAATTGACCAATTCCATCCAAAATTCGAATAAAGAAATACAATCTTTTAATGAAGCAATGCAAAAACTAAACACCGCACAACAAGCTTTTGCAGCAAAAGAAATGGAAAAATCTGGCAGTCTGACATGTCTTGCCTTAAATAATTTTATTTCTGCTAGTGAAAACCTGGTCGCTGAACTTCGCAACCAACAAATAAATGCTTCCAATTTAACGGAGCTGGATATCGCAGCTTACGAAAAACAATATACTAATTTAACAAAGACTTATGAGGCATTCATCAAAGCAAGTACAGATGAAGCGCAACTAGAAAAAGAAAAATTAGCGAGTAATGACCTTGTTTTCTTAGTAAAAAAAGTGACAAGCACAAAAGCAGAAGCAACGTTAATACTCGACCGCGCGAAAAAGAAACAAGCCATACCTGAAGATGAGCTAAAAAATCCTATCTTTATTGAAACAATAGAAGGAACGCCAGAAAAATTAATAGAGGAATACAATAGTTTAATAAGTGATTATAATGGTTCACTTTCTTTCCATAAAAAATATCCCCGCAGAATAAATTCTGTAGGGATATTTTTTATTTACTAG